In the Bacillus shivajii genome, one interval contains:
- a CDS encoding transglycosylase domain-containing protein, translating to MSDQKYSFRKLIERKESQTVLKGVRVTSGVFWNLFLIFSILGLMALFFVGGAGAGYFASLVKDEPIRSYDDMKRDIYDYEEATEIFFADEIYLGDLPSPLERREVGLEDVSEHLINAVIATEDEYFFEHDGIVPKALLRAVYQDFSNASTQTGGSTLTQQLIKNQILTSEVTHDRKAAEILLAMRLENFFEKNEILEAYLNVVPFGRNASGRQIAGAQSAAQGIFDVDVSELNIAQSAFIAGLPQSPFAYTPFTSQGVQKESFDAGLNRMQTVLNRMHSGGYITDEELEEALAYDIRENLAEPQPSSLDEYPFITDEVRRRAINKLMYVLIEQDEINIEEIEDDDQRQLLINRYREEAHRSLHRDGYRIHTTINKDIYDAHNQVVAEYEYFGRTKEKTITNDEGEEETITYLEEASSVLQENHTGKIISFVAGRDYEKLNYNIATQSTRQTGSTMKPLLTYGVGFETGAIQPGFITPDVPTEYPHGQPVTNFDNRYLGLMTAREALQRSRNTPAVREFRKVEHGVAQEALINMGFERYFGGNEPYEATTLGTLAMSIERNTNAFSLFGNGGNRVDSYMIERIEDSNGELLYEHEPEEFEVFTPQTAYLMIDMMRDVLRSPGTASGLPSQLNFSADWAGKTGTTGGPWDYWFVGLNPNVTLSIWIGYDNNDRIENAHGYSYGQRTQMLWARLANAIYDIDQELIAPSKRFESPGGIVRQSICGISGKLPSDLCREAGLVTEDLFNSQFVPTEVDDSLERVNYVRVDDSLYKALETTPAEFTKEGISVKEEYFDFAEDGDISEYIPDSWDTLIPDEDAPDNEKTPDPLTSLAVSDNSILWDEHHEGDVIGYRVYYSPSEGATFSLVDSVIWDEPLNYSGNTGAYYVTSVDVAGRESAPSEQVVIGTYEDPEQDRDDENDQGSGNDNGTREDEDEDEDEDEEDDSDNNNGNEEDENDNDNDNDDEEDEDEDDEDDEDDDENGDDDENGDDEEENNE from the coding sequence ATGAGTGATCAGAAATATTCATTTCGTAAATTGATAGAAAGAAAAGAGTCGCAAACTGTTTTGAAGGGCGTCAGAGTGACCTCTGGTGTATTTTGGAACTTATTTTTAATATTTTCTATTCTCGGACTCATGGCTCTATTTTTTGTAGGTGGTGCTGGAGCAGGTTATTTCGCATCACTAGTTAAAGATGAACCTATCCGAAGCTATGATGACATGAAACGTGACATATATGACTATGAAGAAGCAACAGAAATCTTCTTTGCAGATGAAATCTATTTAGGTGACTTACCTAGTCCTTTAGAAAGACGTGAAGTCGGTCTAGAAGATGTTTCTGAACATCTAATTAACGCTGTCATTGCAACAGAAGACGAATATTTTTTTGAGCATGACGGAATCGTGCCGAAAGCCTTATTACGAGCAGTCTATCAAGACTTTTCTAATGCATCAACACAAACGGGTGGTAGTACACTCACACAGCAACTTATTAAAAACCAAATTTTAACGAGTGAAGTGACCCATGACCGAAAAGCAGCAGAAATATTACTAGCAATGAGACTTGAAAACTTCTTTGAAAAAAATGAGATACTTGAAGCATACTTAAACGTCGTTCCATTTGGACGAAATGCATCTGGAAGGCAAATAGCAGGTGCTCAATCTGCAGCTCAAGGAATCTTTGATGTAGATGTTTCTGAGTTAAATATTGCACAATCTGCTTTTATAGCCGGTCTACCTCAAAGCCCCTTTGCTTATACACCATTTACATCCCAAGGTGTACAAAAAGAAAGCTTTGATGCAGGATTGAACCGAATGCAAACGGTTTTAAATCGTATGCACTCAGGAGGTTATATTACTGATGAAGAACTAGAAGAAGCACTAGCTTATGACATTCGTGAAAACTTAGCTGAACCACAACCTTCTAGTTTAGATGAGTATCCTTTTATTACTGATGAAGTAAGAAGACGTGCAATAAATAAGTTAATGTATGTATTGATAGAACAAGATGAGATAAACATTGAAGAAATTGAAGATGATGATCAAAGACAACTGCTTATAAACCGTTATCGTGAAGAAGCTCACCGTTCATTACACAGAGATGGATACCGTATTCACACGACGATTAATAAAGACATTTACGATGCACACAACCAAGTCGTTGCAGAATATGAATACTTTGGTCGCACCAAAGAAAAAACCATTACAAACGATGAAGGTGAAGAAGAAACAATCACTTATCTAGAAGAAGCTTCTTCTGTTTTACAAGAAAACCACACTGGAAAAATTATTAGTTTTGTAGCAGGGCGCGACTATGAAAAATTAAATTATAATATCGCCACACAGTCAACTCGACAAACTGGTTCAACAATGAAACCATTATTAACATATGGTGTCGGGTTTGAAACTGGAGCAATTCAGCCGGGTTTTATTACCCCAGACGTTCCGACAGAATATCCTCACGGACAACCTGTTACAAACTTTGATAATCGTTATTTAGGACTAATGACTGCTCGAGAGGCACTACAGCGTTCAAGAAATACGCCTGCAGTTAGAGAGTTTAGAAAAGTAGAGCACGGGGTTGCACAAGAAGCGTTAATTAATATGGGATTCGAACGTTATTTTGGTGGAAATGAACCATATGAAGCAACAACGCTAGGTACTTTAGCAATGTCGATAGAAAGAAATACAAATGCTTTTTCTTTATTTGGTAATGGAGGAAATCGCGTTGATAGTTATATGATCGAACGAATTGAAGACTCAAATGGAGAATTACTTTATGAACATGAACCAGAAGAGTTTGAAGTATTTACTCCACAAACTGCCTACTTAATGATCGATATGATGAGAGATGTATTACGTTCTCCTGGTACCGCCTCTGGCCTTCCTAGTCAATTAAACTTTTCAGCTGATTGGGCAGGTAAAACAGGGACAACAGGTGGTCCTTGGGATTATTGGTTTGTCGGCTTAAACCCTAACGTAACATTAAGTATTTGGATCGGTTATGATAATAACGATCGAATTGAAAATGCTCATGGATACAGCTATGGACAACGTACGCAAATGTTGTGGGCACGACTGGCAAATGCGATTTATGACATTGACCAAGAATTAATTGCACCTTCAAAGCGATTTGAATCACCTGGTGGGATTGTTCGTCAATCGATTTGTGGAATTTCGGGTAAATTACCATCTGACCTATGCCGTGAAGCAGGCTTAGTAACAGAAGACTTATTTAACTCACAATTTGTTCCAACTGAAGTTGATGATAGCCTTGAACGAGTCAATTATGTTAGAGTGGACGACAGCTTATATAAAGCATTAGAGACTACTCCAGCAGAATTTACGAAAGAAGGAATTTCAGTTAAAGAGGAATACTTCGACTTTGCTGAAGATGGAGATATATCAGAGTACATTCCAGATAGTTGGGATACTTTGATACCTGACGAAGATGCACCTGACAATGAAAAAACACCAGATCCACTAACATCATTAGCGGTATCAGATAACTCAATTCTTTGGGATGAGCATCATGAAGGAGATGTCATCGGTTACCGTGTCTACTATTCTCCATCTGAAGGAGCAACCTTCAGCTTAGTAGACAGTGTTATTTGGGATGAACCATTAAACTATTCTGGAAACACAGGAGCTTACTATGTCACATCAGTTGATGTGGCCGGCAGAGAATCAGCACCTAGCGAACAAGTCGTTATCGGCACTTATGAAGATCCTGAACAAGATAGAGATGATGAGAATGATCAAGGGTCTGGCAATGATAACGGAACACGTGAAGACGAAGACGAAGATGAAGATGAAGATGAAGAAGATGACAGTGACAACAATAATGGTAACGAAGAAGATGAAAACGACAATGATAACGATAATGACGATGAGGAAGACGAAGACGAAGATGATGAAGACGATGAAGACGATGATGAGAACGGTGACGATGATGAGAACGGTGACGATGAAGAAGAAAATAATGAATAA
- a CDS encoding 5'-methylthioadenosine/adenosylhomocysteine nucleosidase codes for MKIGIIGAMKEEIQYFKEQTIDLRTEVIGKKEFLVGSWQDHEVVISQSGVGKVNGAITSQMMIDVFKVEAIIFTGVAGAMNPSLEIGDVVISTSCQQHDIDASSLGFAKGTIPMSGGPSDFVADENLVGKAYESAKEVLKEKNKVIKGKILSGDQFISNKEEVRELRDMFHGDCVEMEGAAVAHVSYTSNIPYVIIRSISDKANGDAPSNFESFVTESAKKSAEIVERVISSIQP; via the coding sequence ATGAAAATTGGAATTATCGGTGCAATGAAAGAAGAGATTCAATATTTTAAAGAGCAAACAATTGATTTAAGAACTGAAGTTATTGGAAAGAAAGAGTTCCTTGTCGGGAGCTGGCAAGATCATGAAGTTGTAATTAGCCAAAGTGGTGTAGGCAAAGTAAATGGCGCAATTACGAGTCAAATGATGATTGATGTGTTTAAAGTAGAGGCGATTATTTTTACCGGTGTAGCAGGTGCCATGAATCCATCGCTTGAAATAGGTGATGTTGTTATTTCAACAAGTTGTCAGCAACATGATATAGATGCTAGTTCTTTAGGATTTGCGAAAGGGACAATCCCGATGTCAGGTGGTCCTTCTGATTTTGTTGCAGATGAAAATTTAGTTGGAAAAGCATATGAAAGTGCTAAAGAAGTATTAAAGGAAAAAAATAAAGTAATCAAAGGGAAAATTTTAAGTGGGGACCAATTTATATCAAATAAAGAAGAAGTGCGCGAGTTAAGAGATATGTTTCATGGGGATTGTGTAGAGATGGAAGGCGCAGCTGTTGCTCACGTTTCATATACAAGTAATATTCCGTATGTTATCATTCGTTCAATATCAGATAAAGCAAATGGTGATGCACCATCAAACTTTGAAAGCTTTGTCACTGAATCAGCAAAGAAATCAGCAGAAATCGTAGAAAGAGTCATTTCAAGCATTCAGCCTTAG
- the refZ gene encoding forespore capture DNA-binding protein RefZ produces MKKQASKEKMMNAAIELFNVNGYSGTSVRDIANKAEANVALISYYFGSKKGLLEHLMTSFLEGYLSSIETQVHMAKSKESEVYDCLLQAIWDGMVYQQENLHLARFVHREITLDSTLIRELMTTYLAKEKHLFQTLMKIGYENGEIAQLPSSYFVLQLRGMMTMPFLHPQYIREVYHLMPHDTNFLDEYFTELARWVASHFKEEVKN; encoded by the coding sequence GTGAAAAAACAAGCATCAAAAGAAAAGATGATGAACGCAGCAATTGAACTATTCAATGTCAATGGTTATAGCGGAACGTCAGTTCGCGATATTGCAAATAAAGCAGAAGCAAATGTCGCATTAATCTCTTATTACTTCGGTAGTAAAAAAGGGTTGTTAGAACATTTAATGACTAGCTTTCTTGAAGGGTACCTTTCATCAATAGAGACTCAAGTACATATGGCTAAATCAAAAGAAAGTGAAGTTTATGATTGTTTGCTGCAAGCAATATGGGACGGTATGGTCTATCAACAGGAGAACCTCCACCTTGCTCGTTTTGTTCATCGTGAAATTACCTTAGACTCAACATTGATTCGAGAATTAATGACAACGTATTTAGCTAAAGAAAAACATTTATTTCAAACGTTAATGAAAATTGGTTATGAGAATGGAGAAATTGCACAATTACCAAGCTCATATTTTGTTTTACAACTCCGTGGAATGATGACGATGCCATTTTTACATCCGCAATATATTCGAGAAGTGTACCATCTTATGCCTCATGATACGAACTTCTTAGATGAATACTTTACGGAATTAGCAAGGTGGGTAGCTTCTCATTTCAAAGAAGAAGTTAAGAATTAA
- the tyrS gene encoding tyrosine--tRNA ligase, which yields MALLEDLQYRGLVNQMTDEEGLTELLEKESVTLYCGFDPTGDSLHIGHLLTILTLRRFQLAGHKPLALVGGATGLIGDPSGKKAERTLNEENTVEEFSNKIKGQLSRFLDFDGNSGAKLVNNYEWIGSMSVIDFLRDVGKNFGLNYMLAKDSVESRITSGISFTEFSYMILQSYDFYELYKNEGCKLQIGGSDQWGNITAGLELIRKMYGEEEDEKEKAFGFTIPLVTKADGTKFGKTEGGAIWLDPEKTSPYEFYQFLINTDDQDVIKFLRYFTFLSKDEIDALEVELQERPHERAAQKKLAEELTKFVHDEKALEQAENISSALFGGGDLKSLSADEVLQGFKDVPSHTVEEEGKGLIDLLVEANISPSKRQAREDIKNGAVYINGDRCQEMDKTISSDDKIDGKFTIIRRGKKKFFLIRYAN from the coding sequence ATGGCATTATTAGAAGATTTACAATACCGTGGGTTAGTCAATCAAATGACAGATGAAGAAGGGTTAACAGAGTTACTCGAAAAGGAATCCGTCACACTATATTGCGGATTCGATCCAACCGGAGATAGCTTACACATCGGCCACTTATTAACGATCTTAACGCTAAGACGCTTTCAATTAGCTGGTCATAAACCACTTGCATTAGTTGGTGGTGCAACAGGACTTATTGGCGACCCAAGTGGTAAGAAAGCGGAGCGGACGTTAAATGAGGAAAATACGGTTGAAGAATTTAGTAACAAAATCAAAGGACAGCTTTCTCGCTTTTTAGACTTTGATGGAAATAGTGGAGCGAAACTTGTTAATAACTACGAGTGGATTGGTTCAATGTCAGTCATTGATTTCCTTCGCGATGTCGGGAAAAACTTTGGGTTAAATTACATGCTGGCGAAAGATTCTGTAGAATCTCGAATTACTTCTGGTATTTCATTTACCGAATTCAGCTACATGATCCTACAATCCTACGATTTTTATGAACTATACAAAAATGAAGGATGTAAGCTTCAAATTGGCGGCAGTGACCAATGGGGGAATATTACTGCAGGACTAGAGCTCATCCGTAAAATGTATGGTGAAGAAGAGGATGAAAAGGAAAAAGCATTCGGATTTACGATTCCCCTTGTAACAAAAGCAGATGGTACGAAATTTGGTAAAACTGAAGGAGGTGCTATCTGGCTCGATCCAGAAAAAACGTCACCATATGAGTTCTACCAATTCTTAATTAATACAGATGATCAAGATGTCATTAAGTTTTTGAGATACTTCACATTCTTATCAAAAGATGAAATTGACGCATTAGAAGTTGAATTACAAGAGCGTCCGCATGAACGAGCAGCTCAGAAAAAATTAGCAGAAGAACTAACAAAATTTGTTCACGATGAAAAAGCATTAGAACAAGCAGAAAACATTTCTTCTGCATTGTTTGGTGGAGGAGATTTGAAGAGCCTTTCGGCAGACGAAGTACTTCAAGGTTTTAAAGACGTTCCTTCTCATACGGTTGAAGAAGAGGGGAAAGGTCTTATTGACCTACTTGTTGAAGCAAACATTTCACCCTCAAAACGTCAAGCTCGTGAAGATATTAAAAATGGTGCAGTATATATTAATGGGGATCGTTGCCAAGAAATGGATAAAACAATTAGTAGTGACGATAAAATCGATGGTAAGTTTACAATTATTCGTCGTGGAAAGAAAAAGTTTTTCTTAATTCGTTACGCAAATTAA
- a CDS encoding acetoin utilization protein AcuC, whose product MSNEAVYIYSPEQLAYKFNENHPFNQKRLVITNDLLKEIGALQEQSMFPARKASDQELLLVHDREYVEAVKEASNGKHRSSFATTYGIGTEDTPSFSNMHDAAAWLVGGTLTAVDFIFEHGYKHALNLGGGLHHGFRGKASGFCVYNDSSIAIQYIRNKYKARVLYIDTDAHHGDGVQWAFYDDPNVCTLSLHENGRFLFPGTGNVNERGHGEGHGYSFNIPLEAFTEDDSFLASYEKAFRSIIEYFNPDVILTQNGADAHHFDPLTHLCGTMNIYHEIPKLAHDLAHEYCEGRWIAVGGGGYDIWRVVPRAWSLIWLAMTEQTHLTKQPIPSEWINRWQKDALYDLPKTWYDDRNIYPNIPRKEEINKKNERTLKNGLKPINEAHL is encoded by the coding sequence ATGAGTAATGAAGCTGTTTATATTTATTCTCCAGAACAACTCGCATATAAGTTTAACGAAAATCATCCATTCAACCAAAAACGATTAGTCATTACTAATGATTTATTAAAAGAAATTGGTGCGTTACAGGAGCAGTCGATGTTTCCAGCTCGAAAAGCATCCGATCAAGAACTCCTACTTGTTCACGACCGTGAATATGTTGAAGCGGTAAAAGAAGCAAGTAATGGTAAGCACCGCTCTTCATTTGCGACAACTTATGGAATTGGTACAGAAGATACACCTTCCTTTTCGAACATGCATGATGCAGCTGCTTGGCTAGTAGGGGGAACGTTAACTGCTGTTGACTTTATCTTTGAACATGGATACAAACACGCTTTAAATTTAGGCGGAGGCCTTCATCACGGCTTCCGCGGAAAAGCATCTGGCTTTTGTGTATATAATGATAGTTCCATAGCGATTCAGTATATACGAAATAAATATAAAGCACGAGTACTATATATTGATACAGATGCTCACCATGGCGATGGTGTACAATGGGCATTTTATGATGACCCCAATGTATGTACATTATCTCTTCATGAAAATGGACGGTTTTTATTTCCAGGTACGGGCAATGTCAATGAACGTGGACATGGAGAGGGCCACGGCTATTCATTTAATATTCCATTAGAAGCATTTACTGAAGATGACTCCTTCTTAGCTTCATATGAAAAGGCTTTTCGTTCAATTATTGAATACTTTAACCCTGATGTTATTTTGACTCAAAATGGTGCTGACGCCCACCATTTTGACCCTCTTACACATCTGTGTGGTACGATGAACATTTATCACGAAATTCCAAAGCTTGCTCATGATTTAGCCCATGAGTATTGTGAAGGAAGATGGATTGCTGTAGGCGGTGGTGGTTATGATATATGGAGAGTTGTACCGAGAGCTTGGTCACTAATATGGCTAGCAATGACTGAACAGACTCATTTAACAAAGCAACCTATTCCAAGTGAATGGATAAATCGTTGGCAAAAAGATGCACTTTATGATTTACCAAAAACGTGGTACGACGATCGGAACATATATCCGAATATTCCTCGCAAAGAGGAAATCAATAAAAAGAATGAACGTACACTAAAAAATGGGTTAAAGCCTATTAATGAAGCGCACTTATAA
- a CDS encoding acetoin utilization AcuB family protein, producing the protein MIIQDIMQKDVIYIQKNTSIQAALNLMKQHRIRHLPIVNESDEIIGIISDRDLKEASPSIFQENNESLLLTSVEKVMISDVLTALPYDFVEEAANTMIEHQISCLPIEDAGKLIGIITETDLLQTLVTLTGADQPTSRLEVKVPNKKGMLSDIASIIKKHNINIQSALVYPAKDPNKKILVFRLQTMDLRLLSKELTNEQYDVVWPIDMELKS; encoded by the coding sequence ATGATCATTCAAGATATCATGCAAAAAGATGTGATCTATATACAAAAAAATACTTCCATTCAAGCAGCACTAAATTTAATGAAACAGCACCGGATTAGACACCTTCCGATAGTTAATGAAAGTGATGAAATAATCGGTATTATATCTGATCGAGACTTAAAAGAAGCCAGTCCGTCCATTTTCCAAGAAAATAATGAATCACTTCTCTTAACATCTGTTGAAAAGGTCATGATAAGTGATGTATTGACCGCTCTTCCTTATGATTTTGTTGAAGAAGCTGCAAATACAATGATTGAACACCAAATAAGCTGCCTTCCCATTGAAGATGCAGGAAAGCTTATTGGAATTATTACAGAAACAGACCTGCTCCAAACACTTGTTACACTAACTGGAGCGGATCAACCCACTTCAAGGTTAGAAGTAAAAGTGCCTAATAAAAAAGGAATGCTTAGTGATATTGCATCAATTATAAAAAAACACAATATCAATATTCAAAGTGCCCTCGTCTACCCTGCGAAAGATCCTAATAAAAAAATATTAGTCTTCCGGCTCCAAACAATGGATTTACGTTTGTTATCCAAAGAACTGACTAATGAACAATATGATGTTGTATGGCCAATCGATATGGAGTTGAAATCATGA
- the motS gene encoding flagellar motor protein MotS yields MYRRKQGRTEKGAPKWMVTFSDMMTLILVFFILLFSMSVVDANKFRAIADSFQERAMFEFYPSLIPFENPAEDRDIKDDPFEKEADPFETHLELEEEEVDQQLDQLLEEVLEYLEANQLTEEVSATRDDRGVVLVLQEQTLFETARANIISDAEPFLGKVGTLLETIPNVVKVEGHTDSRPINTAQYPSNWELSGARASSVIRFLVNNHDLEPGRFISVGYGDTRPIAPNTTQENLQQNRRVVVVISDPSYHEGDLY; encoded by the coding sequence ATGTATAGAAGAAAACAAGGACGAACAGAAAAAGGTGCACCAAAATGGATGGTCACTTTTTCTGATATGATGACGCTCATTCTCGTTTTTTTCATACTTCTCTTTTCCATGTCCGTAGTAGATGCAAATAAATTTAGAGCTATTGCAGACTCGTTCCAAGAGCGAGCAATGTTTGAATTTTACCCGTCTCTTATACCTTTTGAAAACCCTGCAGAAGATCGGGATATAAAAGATGATCCTTTTGAGAAAGAAGCAGATCCTTTTGAGACCCACCTTGAACTTGAGGAAGAAGAAGTGGACCAACAACTTGATCAATTATTAGAAGAGGTACTAGAGTACTTAGAAGCCAATCAATTAACTGAAGAAGTTTCAGCAACGAGGGATGATCGCGGTGTTGTTCTAGTATTGCAAGAGCAAACATTATTTGAAACTGCTCGTGCTAACATTATTTCTGATGCTGAACCGTTCTTAGGGAAAGTAGGAACACTTTTAGAGACGATACCAAATGTTGTAAAGGTTGAAGGACATACAGATAGTAGACCAATTAATACAGCACAATATCCGTCAAACTGGGAGTTGTCTGGAGCTAGAGCAAGTAGTGTTATACGTTTTCTTGTAAATAACCATGATTTAGAACCAGGGCGTTTTATTTCTGTCGGTTACGGTGATACAAGACCAATAGCACCAAATACAACACAAGAGAACCTACAGCAAAACCGTCGAGTTGTTGTCGTTATCTCTGATCCTTCTTATCATGAAGGAGACTTATATTAA
- the rpsD gene encoding 30S ribosomal protein S4, whose translation MARYTGPSWKLSRRLGISLSGTGKELQKRPYGPGEHGPNQRKKMSEYGLQLQEKQKLRHMYGMNERQFRRLFEEAGNREGIHGENFMILLESRLDNLVYRLGLARTRRQARQLVNHGHVTVDGGRVDIPSYRVKPGQVIGIREKSRNLDIVKESVEVTDFVPGYLEFDAEKLEGTYTRLPERSELPAEISEQLIVEYYSR comes from the coding sequence ATGGCTCGCTATACAGGACCAAGCTGGAAGCTTTCCCGCCGTCTAGGAATTTCTCTTAGCGGAACTGGAAAAGAGCTTCAAAAGCGCCCTTATGGACCAGGAGAACATGGTCCAAATCAACGTAAAAAAATGTCTGAGTACGGACTACAACTTCAAGAGAAGCAAAAGCTTCGTCACATGTACGGAATGAACGAACGTCAATTCCGTCGTTTGTTCGAAGAAGCTGGTAACCGTGAAGGTATCCATGGTGAAAACTTCATGATCCTTCTTGAGTCTCGTCTAGACAACCTTGTTTACCGTTTAGGTCTTGCACGTACTCGTCGTCAAGCTCGTCAGCTTGTTAACCACGGTCACGTAACTGTAGACGGAGGACGTGTTGACATTCCATCTTACCGTGTTAAACCTGGTCAAGTTATCGGTATCCGCGAAAAATCTCGTAACCTTGATATCGTGAAAGAATCTGTAGAAGTTACAGACTTCGTTCCTGGTTACTTAGAGTTCGATGCTGAGAAATTAGAAGGTACTTACACTCGCCTTCCTGAGCGTAGTGAATTACCTGCTGAAATCAGCGAACAGCTTATCGTTGAGTACTACTCTCGTTAA
- a CDS encoding GAF domain-containing protein, which produces MFQVEQYKGSLEEQYKFLSKQLAALLEGETDNVANLSNASALLNQFLNDVNWVGFYLWKEEELILGPFQGLPACVRIKSGKGVCGTVAQNKETLRVEDVHQFPGHIACDAASNSEIVVPIIVNDTLYGVLDIDSPSKNRFSEVDEKGLELFVSTLQNYLTK; this is translated from the coding sequence ATGTTTCAAGTTGAACAATACAAAGGCTCGCTAGAAGAACAATACAAGTTTTTATCAAAGCAACTTGCTGCACTATTAGAGGGAGAAACAGATAATGTCGCTAACTTAAGTAATGCCTCTGCTCTTCTTAACCAATTTTTAAATGATGTCAACTGGGTAGGATTCTATTTATGGAAAGAAGAAGAGCTTATCCTAGGGCCTTTTCAGGGGTTACCAGCATGCGTAAGAATTAAATCAGGAAAAGGTGTATGTGGTACCGTTGCTCAAAATAAAGAAACACTACGTGTGGAAGATGTGCATCAATTCCCTGGTCATATCGCTTGTGATGCCGCTTCAAACTCTGAGATCGTTGTTCCAATTATTGTTAACGACACCCTATACGGAGTGCTAGATATTGATAGTCCATCAAAGAACCGCTTTTCAGAAGTTGATGAAAAAGGATTAGAACTATTTGTTTCTACGTTACAAAATTACTTAACGAAATAA
- a CDS encoding GNAT family N-acetyltransferase, with protein sequence MNHKKNYKSLQILVKEEKFIVEGPIQKEELASHEFDEGLVAFRPPKKQKEALLKVAELPESRIIIARENNKIIGYAIYLFPDPLERWSEVQLDNLLELGAIEVSANYRGYKLAKHLLKVSMMDDTMEDYIIITTEYYWHWDLKGTGLTVWQYRDVMEKVMKSGGLEWYATDDPEICSHPANCLMARIGKRVGPEAVHEFNRVRFKHKYMF encoded by the coding sequence ATGAACCATAAAAAAAATTACAAATCTTTACAAATTTTAGTGAAAGAAGAAAAATTTATAGTTGAAGGTCCCATTCAAAAAGAGGAATTAGCTTCACATGAATTTGATGAAGGTCTCGTCGCTTTTCGTCCACCAAAAAAACAAAAGGAAGCCTTATTAAAAGTAGCAGAGTTGCCTGAAAGTAGAATTATTATAGCAAGAGAAAACAATAAAATTATAGGTTATGCGATATATTTATTCCCTGATCCCCTAGAAAGATGGTCAGAAGTCCAATTAGACAATTTGTTAGAACTTGGTGCTATTGAAGTTTCTGCAAATTACCGTGGTTACAAACTAGCAAAGCACCTTCTAAAAGTTTCTATGATGGATGACACAATGGAAGATTACATCATCATCACGACCGAATATTATTGGCATTGGGACTTAAAGGGAACTGGTCTTACCGTATGGCAATATCGTGATGTCATGGAAAAAGTCATGAAATCAGGTGGACTAGAATGGTATGCAACCGATGATCCAGAAATCTGTTCGCACCCTGCTAATTGTTTGATGGCAAGGATCGGAAAAAGAGTTGGTCCAGAAGCTGTTCATGAATTTAACCGAGTCCGTTTTAAACACAAATATATGTTTTAA